TCGCAGCCGCCCTCAAGAGCGCGCCCGAGCTCCGGCCCCGTACGGCGGAAATCAAAATGGCGGCATCGATGACAAGCGTAGTCGACGGCCTTCTCATGCCTTCGAGGTGGATTTGGACTTGGCCGTGAGAGCCTTCACGGCCGAGACCGACCAATTGACCGGATCGACTTCGCCGAATTCAGCCAGCGCCGCGTCGTCCGCGGCTACATCGCGTCGCTTCGCGAGTTTCTCGGCCCGCGCCAGCACAACGGCGAGCCGATCCGGATCGGAAGCCTTGAGAGGAATCAGCAGGCCGACGGTCCGCTCACCTGACTTTACGGGCGTAGGACCGGGCAACGCGCCGATCGCCTCGCCGGAAATCTTCTGCAAATCGCGGATGCTGATATGGCTCATGGGCTAATTACATACACCTATATGTAACTTCGCGCAAGTCGGCGCCTTTTTCGGCCCGCGAGCCCTCACCCGCCCGCCATCAGTGCCTTCGCCAGCGCCATGTAGGCCGGCAGCGTGACAGGGTCGTTGGCGGCGTTGCCCGCCATGGGATGCGAGGCGTAGCGCGCGATCACCATCTCGGCCTTGGGATCGATGTAGATGCCCTGGCCGTGGACGCCGCGCGCCATGTAGGCGCCGTGCGCGTTGTGGCTGACCCACCATTGATTGCGGTAGGAGGCATCAGGCAGCGTGGTGTAACCGGCCGGCCTGAACTTTTCGGGATCGCCGCCGCGCGCGATATCCTCGACGAGCGACGAAGGCACGATCTGGCGGCCGTTGAAGCGGCCGTGATTGCGCATGGTCTCGCCGAAGCGGGCGAGATCGCGCAGCGTCGTGGAGAGACCGCCGCCGCCGCTCTCGGTGCCGATGCGGTCGACGTGATAATGCGCGTCTTCCTCCGCACCTATCGGCTGCCAGATGCGCTCGGAGAGAAGATCGGACAGCGTCATGCCGCTGGCGCGCCTGACGATCCAGGCCAGCACGTCGGTGTTGACGGTCTTGTAGGCGAAGGCCTTGCCGTGCTCGCCCTGCTTCTTCTGCGCCATCAAAAACTCGAAGATCGTGGTCGCGCCTTCATAGCCCGGCGGGATCGGCGCCATGCCGTTGGCCCGCCGCAGCCCCCACACGTCCGAGTTCTTGTCGGTATAGACTTCGGTGTAGACGAGCCCCGTGGTCATATCCATGACCTCGTGCACGCGCGCGTCCCCGAACGCGCTCGCCTTCAGCTCCGGCACATAGTCCGTCACGGGCGCCTGCGGATCGATCTTGCCTTCGGTCACCAGAATGCCCGCGAGCACGCCTGTGAACGACTTCGTCACCGACATCGCGATATGCGGCTTGTGCGGCTTCAGCGCGCCAAAGTAGCGCTCATAGATCAGCCTGCCCCGGTGCAGCACCGCGATGCCGTCGGTGTAGGTCTCCTCCAGCATCTTCGCGAAGGTCATGGGCCGGCCATCCATCGTGGTCGAGGCGACCGCGCCGATGTCGTGGTCCGCGCGCGGCAGCACCGACGCCGGCCCCGCCCCGCGCCAGACGTTCACGGTCGGCACCAGCTGGCGGATGTTGCTCCAGGCCCAGCGTAGCTCGGGGAAGGTGCGGAAGGAGCCGTCCTGGAAGGTGATGGTGCGGTCGGGGACCGGCGGGAAGCCGCGCATCCAGCCGAGGGCTTCGGGGTCGGTGGAGGTGGCGGTTGCAGGTTGGCTGGCGGCGGCGGGAACTGACATGAACACTTGCTCCAGAGGTGATGGATTGTCGTATCATCGGACGGCGTGGTGCAACAACGGAGGTGCAGCTTGGAGATGGCGTATCGAGAGCGGTGGCAGGCCGAGATTGCCGAGCTGCAGGCGATCTTGTCCGGGCTTGACTTGAAAGAGGAGCGCAAGTGGGGAAAGCCCTGCTACACCCTGGATGGCAAAAACGTCGTCATCATTCAGGACTTCAAGGAATATTGCGCATTGGGCTTCTTCCAGGGTGCGCTGCTGAAGGACCCGAAGAAGTTGCTGGTGCAGCTCGGGCAGGTTCAGGCCGGCCGGGTGATGAAGTTCACCGGCGTCGAGGAGATCGCGGCGAAGACGTCCACCATCAAGGCCTACCTGCGCGAGGCCACGGCGGCGGCGAAGGCCGGACTGAAGGTCGAGACGAAACCACGGGAGTTACCCGTACCCGACGAGCTGAAAGAGAAGTTTCGCAAAGACCCGAAGTTCAAGCGCGCGTTCGAGGCGCTGACGCCGGGACGGCAACGGGGATATTTGTTTCACTTCACCGGTGCAAAACAGTCCGCGACGAGGACTGCGCGGATCGAGAAGGCGATGCCTGCGATTTTCGAAGGACGAGGGCTTCAGGAGCGGCGGTAGATCGAAGACCGTAGGGAGGGTTAGCGACAGCGTAGCTCGCCGACGGCAAAGCGTGCTCAAGTGAAGAAGCGGCGGATTGCGCCGGCGAACGACTTCGTCACCGACATCGCGATATGCGGCTTGTGCGGCTTCAACGCGCCAAAGTAGCGCTCGTAGATCAGCCTGCCCCGATGCAGCACCGCGATGCCATCGGCGTAGGTCTCCTCCAGCATCTTCGCGAACGTCATGGGACGCCCGTCCATCGTGATCGAGGCGACCGCACCGATGTCGTGGTCCGCCCGCGGCAGCACCGACGCCGGCCCCGCTCCGCGCCAGGCGTTCACTGTGGGAACGAGCTGGCGGATGCTGCTCCAGGCCCAGCGGAGTTGAGGGAAGCTGCGGAACGAGCCGTCCTGGAAGGTGATGGTGCGGTCGGGGGACGGTGGGAAGCCGCGCATCCAGCCTAGGGTTTCGGGGTTGGTGGACACGGCGGGTTGTTCGGCGGCGATGGGCGCGACGGACATCACTCCGGATGGGGCGATGCGAATTGTACATTGTTGAGTGGACGAAATATTTCGTCAGCGGTCCAAGCGCAAATCGTTTGCTAGCCCTTCGATGAGACGACGATAGCTCACCACGGAAATTCTTGAATTTTCAAAATTGGCACGCATCTCGTTTTGCCGAGGGTTCTCCGTCTTGGAATCGCCGATAATCAATACAGCACCTTTCGGCTGCACAAGCTCTGGCGCTTGAATATTGGCACGAACGGCGTCGATATAGTTGCTGAAATGACTCAAATATCTCTGACACTGGACAACACCACGCCCGCCATCAGAGCTAAAATTGTCGCCAGGTGGATTAGCAAATTGCCGATCAAAACGCTTCAATTCGACCACATGCCAGAAGAATCCAAGTGACGATCGAGTCGCAACGAGATAGTCGGGGATGAGACCGGCCGTACCGTTCAGCGCGCTTGGCTTGATTGCTTGCTTCGGAAATACCCAGACTCCGTGGTGACCAGAGTCCGGGATGGCATATTGAATGACGTAGGGGTTTTGGGTGAGGAAACGCTGAATGTTCTCCTCGCCACCTTGATTCAAAGCGCTAAGCAGCCCCTCGTACGTTTCCTTACCAATATCGCGGATGGTGCCAAAGCGAGCTCCCGGGAAATAGTCTCGTAGTTCGGCAAGCCACTTCTCACGATCTTGAGCCGTCTCGAACTGGAAATTCGACAAAGCCACCCCCAGAAATTAAGCAAACCTCGATCTGCCACCGTTCACAAAACCGCCCCTGGGCAAATTAAGCTAACTGCTTGGAACCTTCCGCTTGCCGGTACCGCTCGCGAAGGTGGACCGCCGTCTGATCAATACTCGGGTACACCGTTGTGGCATTGATGTTGATGCGTTCCAACTGATCTAGAATATGTCGTTTATCCTTGATCGTGATGCGAGAAATCTCAATGCCCTCTTGACCTGATTCGGGCAGCGCAGCTTCGTGCCCGAACAGCAAAAAGGCACCCGACTGCGATTTGATCCTAGTATTGGTTCGCTTTGCCTTTACGCAAACAATCGATCCAAGATCGTCAGGCACAATACGAGGCTCGAAAAACGCCTTCTCAGACTTTACATGATGGAGCAATTTCTCGGCGATTCCCGTCTTGTTAAATGCATCAACATCCAGCTTAAGAGCAATCTCGTTCTTTTGTGCGTAGGTTAAGTTTGAGAGATTTGCGAGACAACTGACGGTATCGGAATCGTAGTACTTCACCTTGTCCGAGGACACTCGAAATACGATGACTTCACCATCAATATCCATCAGCTTTGGTGCACAATAGCAGGCGAAGAAAAGTGCAACTAAGGGATTTCCCGAAATGTCGAGAAGGCGAGTTGGCAGCCCATAGTGCTGCATGCGAACGAGACGGTCGAAACAGTACTGATCTCCCTGGAACTCGTCATAGTGAGCTATGAGCAATTCCTTACAGAGTCGGTCTTCGTTCGGCATGAACTGCCAAGCACCGTCCGGCCATTTCCGCAACAAAGATGGCGTTAATTCGAATTGTGCGTCTTCATGCCCGCGAAAAAAAGTCTCAGTCAATTCTTTGAGCGGCAAGCCGTACAGCAGATCAAGGAATTCTCTCACGCTATTGGCGGTGCCGGCGGTTTTCTTCGTGCGCGGCGGCGGGACGGCTTCTGCAGCTGTAAGATCCGGCTTCGGAAGCCCCTCGACCGCATCAGCCAAACTCGGCTTCAGCTCCTTCAGCTTGGCCAAGATTTGTTGAGCGTTCCCGTTCCGGACAGCCCAATGTGTGCGGTAGAGCTGAAACCCATCCGCGTCAAAAATATCGCGCGCTTGGTCAACAGAGCTGAATTCGACATTGCCAAAGTCAACGAGCGTCTTGAAAGTGGTCGAGACTTCCTTCCGGTCCAGCCTTGTGCTTCCAATCTGCCCATACTTGATGACCATGGAAGGCAAGGCGCCTGATCGGTCGATTTCGCTACAGAGGAAAGTGGGGAGCTTCTCTAGGAAGGCGATAGATTTAGAATCGAGGGTCTCAAGTCGCCTCTCGATGTCAATGGGCGTGTATTCAAACATGCGCCCGCGCCCCATTTGGATAACCCCAACGATCTCCTTGACGTATTCTTTGTCTCCAAAAGCAATGTAGTTGAAATTTTCTGACACGGGCCTTCGTCCTACTGCGGAGATTCAAACTACGACAGCTTCGCTGGCCCTAGCTATCCCCCTACTCCCATTCAATCGTCCCAGGCGGCTTGCTCGTCACATCGTACACCACCCTATTCACGCCCTTCACCTCGTTGATGATGCGCGTGGCGGTCTCGCCTAAGAACTTCATGTCGAACTGGTAGAAGTCCGCGGTCATGCCGTCGGTTGAGGTGACGGCGCGCAGGCCAACCACATAGTCATATGTGCGGCCGTCGCCCATGACGCCAACGGTCTTGACGGGGAGCAGCACGGCAAAGGCCTGCCAGATCTCGTCGTAGAGGCCGTGCTTGCGGATCTGGTCGATGTAGACGGCATCGGCCTTGCGCAGGATGTCGAGCTTGTCCCGGGTGATGTCGCCGGGGCAGCGGATGGCGAGGCCCGGGCCCGGGAACGGGTGGCGGCCTACGAAGATTTCGGGGAGGCCCAGCTCGCGGCCCAGCTTGCGCACCTCGTCCTTGAACAGCTCGCGCAGGGGCTCGACGAGCTTCATGTTCATGCGCTCGGGCAGACCGCCGACATTGTGGTGCGACTTGATGGTGACCGAGGGGCCGCCGGTGAAGGAGACGCTCTCGATCACGTCAGGGTACAGCGTGCCTTGCGCGAGGAAGTCGGCGCCGCCGATCTTCTTGGCTTCCTGCTCGAACACCTCGATGAAGAGGCGGCCGATGGTCTTGCGCTTTGTTTCGGGGTCGGTGACGCCTTCGAGCTCGCCGAGGAATTGCTTGGAAGCGTCCACGTGCACGAGCGGGATGTTGTAGTGGTGGCGGAACAGGTCGACGACGGTCTTGGCTTCGTCGAGACGCAAGAGGCCGTGATCGACGAAGACGCAGGTGAGCTGGTCGCCGATGGCCTCGTGGATCAGCACGGCCGCCACCGCTGAATCGACGCCGCCGGAAAGGCCGCAGATCACCTTGCCCTTGCCGACCTGCTGGCGGATTTTTGCAATCTCCTCCTCGCGGAAGGCGCGCATGGTCCAGTCGCCGGTGAGGCCGGCGATCTTGCGCACGAAGTTGCGGATGAGCTTGGCGCCGTCGGGCGTGTGCACCACTTCGGGGTGGAACATCAGGCCGTAATATTTGCGCTTCTCGTCCTGGATGATCGCGAAGGGCGCGTTCGGCGAGGTGCCGGCGACGGAGAAGCCCGGCGGCATCTTGGCGATGCGGTCGCCATGGCTCATCCAGACCTGGTTCTTGCTGCCTGATGACCAGACGTCCTCGAACAGCTTGCTCTCTGCCTTCACCTCGACATCGGCGCGGCCGAACTCGCGGTGATGGCCGCCCTCGACCTCGCCGCCGAGCTGCGCCGCCATGGTCATCTGACCGTAGCAGATGCCCATCACGGGCACTCCGGAGGCGAAGATCAGCTGCGGCGCGCGGGGCGAGCCGGCCTCATGCACCGACTCGGGGCCGCCGGAGAGGATCACGGCCTTCGGCTTCATCTCCTTGAAGGCCTCTTCAGCCTTGTTGAACGGGACGATTTCGCAATAGACCCCGTCCTCGCGCACGCGGCGCGCGATCAGCTGCGTCACCTGGCTGCCGAAGTCGACGATGAGAATCTTGTCGTGCGCCGAGGCCACCGAGGGCGTCGACGCGGAGCGGTCGTTCTGTGCTGCTGTCATGGCCAGCAGATACGCTGGCAGCGCGCGCGCCGCAACCGCGCGAGCGCGCGCGCCCACATGCTTCTTTGGGCATGGACAAATGGATATAGGTAAGCATAATTGACATAATTGCGCCCAGTCTCAAACGGGGCCGATCGGGGGAGCACGGGAATCCTGGATCGCCCAGCGAGACATAGGCGCGAGCGGCCCCCAAGGTCGTCATTGCGAGCGCAGCGAAGCAATCCAGACTGCCGCCGCGGATGCATTACTGGATTGCTTCGCTGCGCTCGCAATGACGGAGACGGGCGCGATAGCGTGCGATAATGGAAGCACTGGCCGGCACCGCCTCAGGATTCCTCCATGAAACTCCCCGCCTCGCCCTTCACCGTCACCGACTGGAGCAAGGTCGAACCGACCACGCATCCCGGCGAGAGCGGTGAGGCCCAGTGGCGCACCCTCAACATCGGCGATCTCCGGGTGCGGATGGTGGAGTATTCGCCGGGTTATCGGGCCGACCATTGGTGCGACCGGGGCCACGTGCTCTACGTGCTGAAAGGGGAGCTCGAGTCAGAGCTGCGCGACGGGCGGACATTCAAGCTGACGGCGGGGATGAGCTACCAGGTTTCGGATTTCGGCGACGCCGCGCACCGGTCCTCGACGGCTGTCGGCGCGACCCTCTTCATCGTCGACTGAGATGCGCGAGCGCGGTGAAATTGCACCGCGAAATAGCAAATGCGCGCGACATCCCGAGCCACGGGTGGTGCCTTGAAGTAGCCCCAAATCCTCGCTATATTGTGATCATCGATACTTGGCCGAACGACTGGGCCGCTTCGCTTCGTTATTAACGGGCGCGCACGCTTCAGATGAATTCTCCAAACATCGACTCATCAGGGCTATGGGCGCAGTGGTGCGTACCGGTCCGCGTGCGTACTCTCTCTAACTAACTAAAGGAATTTCCCATGGCTATGGGCACCGTGAAGTGGTTCAACACCCAAAAGGGTTATGGTTTCATCCAGCCGGACGACGGCCAAAAAGACGTATTCGTGCACATCAGCGCCGTCGAGCGCGCTGGCCTCTCCTCCCTCAACGAGGGTCAGAAGGTCTCGTTCGACATCGTTGCCGACCGTCGCAGCGGCAAGTCCTCGGCTGACAATCTCCGCGTCGGCTAACGCCCGCGCACGGCGCTTCTGACCACGGACGTACCGGCAGAGCGCAACTAACAGAGGCCCCGCGACCGGATTCGGTTCGCGGGGCTTTTGTTTTTTTGGACACCGTCATTCCGGGGCGCCCGAAGGGCGACCCCGGAATCCATCGCATGGCGGTCTCTGCGGCTCCATGGATTCCGGGCTCGCGCGACGCGCGCCCCGGAATGACTGTGGAGCAATCAGCCCGTCTTCCTCAGCACCGAGACGAAGAACCCGTCGGTCCCCGTCCGCCGTGGCGTCATCAGCCAGCCCTCCGGCGATTGCAGCGCGGCCTCGCCAAAAGCCTCCGCCTTGTCCCAGAGCACGCTCGCGGTCTGCTCGGGCGGCATCGCCGCAAACTCGGGATGGCGGGCGACGAACGCCCTCACCTGCTCACCGTTCTCTTCAGTCAGCACCGAGCAGGTGATGTAGGCGATGCGGCCGCCCGGCTTCACCAGGGGAACCGCGCGGTCCAGCACCTCGGCCTGGTCGCGCAGGCGAATCTCCAGCGCGCCCGGCCGCATCCGCCATTTGGCGTCGGGGTTGCGGCGCCAGGTCCCGGTTCCCGTGCAGGGCGCGTCGATCACGACCAGATCGGCCGAGGCGCGGATGTCGGCCAGCGGGTCGGCGTCGCCCTTGGGTGTGCGGACATCGGCATTGTGGACGCCGGCACGCGACAGGCGTTCGTGGATCGGGGCGAGCTGGCGCTTGTCGCGGTCGGTGGCGATCAGCCGGCCCTTGCCCTGCATCAGGGCTGCGAGCGCCAGCGTCTTGCCGCCGGCGCCGGCGCAGAGGTCGATCACCTGCTCGCCGGGTTTTGCCGCGGTGAATTGGGCTGCAAGCTGCGATCCCTCATCCTGCACTTCAATGGCGCCCTTGATGAAATCCTCCTCGGCCTGGATGCCGGGGTTGCGCGCATCGGCCGAAAGCTCGATGCGCAGGCCCGTTGCGGACCAAGGCGTCGGTTTCGCGTGAAGATGAGCAAGGGCGCGCAGCACCTTGTCCCGATTGGATTTTAGCGTGTTGACGCGCAGGTCGAGCGGAGCCCGGCTTGCCATCGCCGCGGCCTCGGCAGCGCGGTCTTCGCCGAACACCTTTGCAAGGTGCGGATCCAGCCATTCGGGATAGTCGCCGGCGACCGCGGCCGGGGC
This genomic stretch from Bradyrhizobium sp. CCGB12 harbors:
- a CDS encoding YdeI family protein, producing the protein MAYRERWQAEIAELQAILSGLDLKEERKWGKPCYTLDGKNVVIIQDFKEYCALGFFQGALLKDPKKLLVQLGQVQAGRVMKFTGVEEIAAKTSTIKAYLREATAAAKAGLKVETKPRELPVPDELKEKFRKDPKFKRAFEALTPGRQRGYLFHFTGAKQSATRTARIEKAMPAIFEGRGLQERR
- the guaA gene encoding glutamine-hydrolyzing GMP synthase, with amino-acid sequence MTAAQNDRSASTPSVASAHDKILIVDFGSQVTQLIARRVREDGVYCEIVPFNKAEEAFKEMKPKAVILSGGPESVHEAGSPRAPQLIFASGVPVMGICYGQMTMAAQLGGEVEGGHHREFGRADVEVKAESKLFEDVWSSGSKNQVWMSHGDRIAKMPPGFSVAGTSPNAPFAIIQDEKRKYYGLMFHPEVVHTPDGAKLIRNFVRKIAGLTGDWTMRAFREEEIAKIRQQVGKGKVICGLSGGVDSAVAAVLIHEAIGDQLTCVFVDHGLLRLDEAKTVVDLFRHHYNIPLVHVDASKQFLGELEGVTDPETKRKTIGRLFIEVFEQEAKKIGGADFLAQGTLYPDVIESVSFTGGPSVTIKSHHNVGGLPERMNMKLVEPLRELFKDEVRKLGRELGLPEIFVGRHPFPGPGLAIRCPGDITRDKLDILRKADAVYIDQIRKHGLYDEIWQAFAVLLPVKTVGVMGDGRTYDYVVGLRAVTSTDGMTADFYQFDMKFLGETATRIINEVKGVNRVVYDVTSKPPGTIEWE
- a CDS encoding Shedu anti-phage system protein SduA domain-containing protein, whose protein sequence is MSNFQFETAQDREKWLAELRDYFPGARFGTIRDIGKETYEGLLSALNQGGEENIQRFLTQNPYVIQYAIPDSGHHGVWVFPKQAIKPSALNGTAGLIPDYLVATRSSLGFFWHVVELKRFDRQFANPPGDNFSSDGGRGVVQCQRYLSHFSNYIDAVRANIQAPELVQPKGAVLIIGDSKTENPRQNEMRANFENSRISVVSYRRLIEGLANDLRLDR
- a CDS encoding DHCW motif cupin fold protein; its protein translation is MKLPASPFTVTDWSKVEPTTHPGESGEAQWRTLNIGDLRVRMVEYSPGYRADHWCDRGHVLYVLKGELESELRDGRTFKLTAGMSYQVSDFGDAAHRSSTAVGATLFIVD
- a CDS encoding cold-shock protein — its product is MAMGTVKWFNTQKGYGFIQPDDGQKDVFVHISAVERAGLSSLNEGQKVSFDIVADRRSGKSSADNLRVG
- a CDS encoding FRG domain-containing protein, yielding MSENFNYIAFGDKEYVKEIVGVIQMGRGRMFEYTPIDIERRLETLDSKSIAFLEKLPTFLCSEIDRSGALPSMVIKYGQIGSTRLDRKEVSTTFKTLVDFGNVEFSSVDQARDIFDADGFQLYRTHWAVRNGNAQQILAKLKELKPSLADAVEGLPKPDLTAAEAVPPPRTKKTAGTANSVREFLDLLYGLPLKELTETFFRGHEDAQFELTPSLLRKWPDGAWQFMPNEDRLCKELLIAHYDEFQGDQYCFDRLVRMQHYGLPTRLLDISGNPLVALFFACYCAPKLMDIDGEVIVFRVSSDKVKYYDSDTVSCLANLSNLTYAQKNEIALKLDVDAFNKTGIAEKLLHHVKSEKAFFEPRIVPDDLGSIVCVKAKRTNTRIKSQSGAFLLFGHEAALPESGQEGIEISRITIKDKRHILDQLERININATTVYPSIDQTAVHLRERYRQAEGSKQLA
- a CDS encoding serine hydrolase, which gives rise to MSVPAAASQPATATSTDPEALGWMRGFPPVPDRTITFQDGSFRTFPELRWAWSNIRQLVPTVNVWRGAGPASVLPRADHDIGAVASTTMDGRPMTFAKMLEETYTDGIAVLHRGRLIYERYFGALKPHKPHIAMSVTKSFTGVLAGILVTEGKIDPQAPVTDYVPELKASAFGDARVHEVMDMTTGLVYTEVYTDKNSDVWGLRRANGMAPIPPGYEGATTIFEFLMAQKKQGEHGKAFAYKTVNTDVLAWIVRRASGMTLSDLLSERIWQPIGAEEDAHYHVDRIGTESGGGGLSTTLRDLARFGETMRNHGRFNGRQIVPSSLVEDIARGGDPEKFRPAGYTTLPDASYRNQWWVSHNAHGAYMARGVHGQGIYIDPKAEMVIARYASHPMAGNAANDPVTLPAYMALAKALMAGG
- a CDS encoding RsmB/NOP family class I SAM-dependent RNA methyltransferase, whose product is MTPAARLSAAIELIDTIEKDRVPAAKALKEWGTAHRFAGSGDRAGIGGLVWDVLRRYASSAHLMESDTARARLIGMLRLERNMDTATMAALFDGGRYAPAPLTDAEQAALASRSLADAPAAVAGDYPEWLDPHLAKVFGEDRAAEAAAMASRAPLDLRVNTLKSNRDKVLRALAHLHAKPTPWSATGLRIELSADARNPGIQAEEDFIKGAIEVQDEGSQLAAQFTAAKPGEQVIDLCAGAGGKTLALAALMQGKGRLIATDRDKRQLAPIHERLSRAGVHNADVRTPKGDADPLADIRASADLVVIDAPCTGTGTWRRNPDAKWRMRPGALEIRLRDQAEVLDRAVPLVKPGGRIAYITCSVLTEENGEQVRAFVARHPEFAAMPPEQTASVLWDKAEAFGEAALQSPEGWLMTPRRTGTDGFFVSVLRKTG